The genomic segment atgtaaaaagttatttttcagTGGAGGAGATAATGATGGATGTCATAGTTATATTGTGTCTTGTGTCACATAGTGCCTAGACCTTCTTGTAACGGGCTTGACATGACCTTACCAAGAAGCCTGCAGTCAGCCCTGGAGGAGCAGGTCTGCCTCATTGCTACTGTACGATTAGTCACTCCACAGTTTCTTAAGGTAAGATCACTTGGGATTTTCAAACTTAAAGAGACAGTTCAGGTATTTTGAAGGGTGGTTTTATCAGATTCTGGCACCtgaatgcagtgtgtgtgcccTCTTTGCCAGTAAACCAGAGACATGAACACTGGttatcagtgaaaacattgctgcgagcagggacacaaagaaaaatatttatcttCACCTGACTATGAGCTCATCCCCGTATCTCACAGCTTTGACCGACTAGAAATTGAAATTTGTGAACTTCTCAGTCTCCCACATCAAAACCTGGAGAGACtgtctatgacatttttaagaaTGCAGTATGTTAGCTGCTTAGACAACCTTTCCTGACTGAAGAAACAAAAGTTTTTGTCACTtggtaaaccactcactctcccacactaaagtccatagagaaaaatgaGCGCAGCACACAGGACTTGTTGATCCCCTGCTACCTCCATCAgtatgttcaaatgtgttgttttaggtgttttaaatccttcagttacctcagtgacacaaccttaccaaatgaagcagcagtagaccaggagtttggtgtgggagaattagtagtttacaaacctcagtttcttGTTTGAAAAAGCTGTCTTATAAGTGTTATATATTTAAGATATCATTGACATATGTAGGCATAACATTTATGAGGGGagccttttattaagtggctgaaatgtgtttccttgtgtcttcACTGGCAGTCATGCTCTCAGTGTGAATGAGAGTTTGTCCCAGCACAGGAGGGGTACACAGCTGAGTCAGTGCAGACCATGTCATTACCTCATACAACAGCACTTCAAAAAACCCTGATAAAcgctctctgtgttttcctcagTTTGTGTTGCATGTATGTGGCATCATTACCCTCAGAGGAACAGAATAGGGGCAGCACTGAAACCGATAATTATCACTCAACTAATCAATCAATGAGCTGTGGTCTATGATCCGGGGGGATTTTGAGAGTTGTGACACATTTGAGTTGATACTGACTCTACAGAGTTGAGTCCTCTCTAGAGATTACTTGTGGCACAACATGTACCTCCCCAATGATAAAATGACAAGCATACATCAGATCTTAAAGGTAATCAGATTTATACtttgtataaaatataaaataaactgtATAAAATGGCACCACCTACAAGCATGGCTCCGATAGAACTGACCTCTGCTGCCTGTTAACCTTTTTGAGCTTGAATTGCATTTAATCTAATTCACTCTGTAATTTCACTCTGTAATAGCCTTTTCTGACGAGAGCTGAAGTTCTCTCCTGCGCCAAagttcattgagaaaatcagtgttttttagCTAGCAGTGACACCGGacctgctgatctactgctgccttgtttgtcAGTAGTGTCGGTAGGTttttaaaacaccaaagtcaaCTCAGAACCGTCAGAACCGTACATCTCTCAGTGTACTGCCTGCCatgaattattattagaagaagaaagaagaacatCAACAGCAGCACTACCAAGCACTAGAAATAATGATCATAACGCTGCTTCCTGATAATAACTTATAGTTATAATGATAATAGCTATATGAGTAGTAGTTTCAGAGTTTGATCCTGCACCTCAGCATAACTAGGCTTCAGGCTTTACCAGAGCGAATCCTAACTTTAATCAAAGTAATGAGGAGGCAAGGcaagacacatttatttgtataggACATTGTTATACATATGTGATGATTATTTGTAATAGTTTTCATATATAATGCATGACtgtcctttcttttcttttcctcttttactTTTCCACTTGTAAATGTCAATAGGTCAATAGATATGCTCAGAGAGCATATCTATTCTCTCACAGCTCCTGGGGTGAAAGACAGTAATTGCACATTTAGGTTGAATAGAACAATTCTTGATGTCATGGATCTTTTGATTTTGGACTTTGTGAGCTCTGGTTCTCGTGCAGACTAGTTTGTTTCCACAGTATacatacattttgaaaattaaaatgtcaaaacaatcCAAATCTGCCCATGTGCTTGATGCCAGGTTATGTGTCGTCATGTGACAACATGGTATGAGTATTATTCTTGTCGTTGTATGCCTTGTTAAGTAGCTGATAATTAATGTCTGAATAGAATGTTATGAGTGCTAATTATTTGCTCTGTTGTGACGTTAGTAGTGACTCACAAGCTCTGTGACTGTTGCCTTTGTCTAGGATTTGTGTAACGTGGAGGATCCGTGTGATGAATTCACTTCCAGACACAGCCTTGAATGGAAGTTCCTGTTTTTGGATCACAGGTAAAAAGGTTTGCCTTCTTTCATTTGACCATGtaaaaagaatgtttttttttttttttttttaacatgttggtcatgtttttttgttgtttcagagCTTCACCAATCATTGGCTACTTACCCTTTGAGGTTCTAGGAACGTCTGGCTATGATTACTATCATGTCGATGACCTGGAGCTAATAGCTCAGTGTCACAATCAGTGTAAGTTACATCTGCTTCTTTCTTatcaaccctttaacaccaggACTCCATCCCAGAGAAATAAGCTGTAGTTAACTGAAAGGgaaaatttgcatttttttaaactgtggttGTATGATGTAAATAGTCTGTGACATTCTGACacatatgctgtgtttccattatgGTATGGTGTTGTTTGGTGCAGTACAGTATGGTTTAGAATGGTAAAGACCTGGGTCAGGCTTACGTTTCAACTGAGAATAGTACCTGGTGGccgggtgtgggctgtgcccaatGGCCGTGTAGCAAGATACGTAGCGTGATGTCAAACCGGTGCAATGACACAGCTCCACCCTGACagtaccataccattttactctggtaacTCAAGGGAATCATGCCAAATTGAAGGTCGGGGCTGGTTATTCTGccactattcctaatggaaacgccaAAAAAgatgtactgtaccaaaccggaccgttccactcgatggaaacGCAGCTTTAGTCATCTTCTATAGTTAGGTGTTGGCGACTGGACTTGCTAAAGAGTTAAGTTTGAATCAGggagccatgttttcagtgagagcgagCCTTCCTGTCTTATGATGGATCTTGGTGAAGGGGGTCTGCACAGCTCAGTCATTCACTAACtatcacatacatacatacatacatctgtccctttttaaatgaatccagtgtgtgagtgcatggaAAAAGCTTTGATCAGTGACACCTGAACATGACACAGACTTTGTTCCCTCTCCTCAGTAATGCAGTTTGGGAAAGGTAAATCCTGTTACTATCGCTTCTTGACCAAAGGTCAGCAGTGGATTTGGTTGCAGACTCACTACTACATCACGTACCACCAGTGGAACTCCAAACCTGAGTTCATTGTCTGCACTCACACTGTTGTCAGGTAAGACTGACTGTTGTGGTCactttttgtcaccttttgatCGCCCTGGTGTCCAACTACACCGGTAACATGTACCACCTCTATCTGCTGTCATTCAGTTATGCCGAAGTGCGAGCTGAAAGGAGGAGAGCGTTTGGCCTTGAGGAGCTGTCTCCACCCGAGAATGCTCCCTCCTCTGTGAAGGTAAAGAGTCATGAGCCCTTCTTCTGTACAAGGTCAGCCTTCATGAACTTCTCTTTCATATGTTGCTCTCTGTGTTCCAGGCTCAGGAGCTGTACTTGGACATCTGCTCCACACTGAACCCTACACCAGACAGAAACAGTGGTGCTCGTTCAGTATCGTCCCACAGCTCACGGAAGTCCTCCCACACGGCACTTTCAGACTCTGCATGTGAGTCACTCAGCGGCAGGTCCATATGTGCACACATCCTGTCCCTACAGTATATGACATTGAGTGGCtactgtaaaataaattcaaaccATGGTGTTTTAATTTGACAAGATCTCGTGATCAGACGTGATACTTCTGTTACTAACCAAATCAGAAGTTAATGAATCATACTTTATTTCAACCATTCCCAAACTTCAGTGTGAAAtctacacacccacacattaaATCACCACTGATCAAAACTTAAGACTAGGAGCAATAATTCCCATATTATTGTTTACATGTTAACATGGGGATACAATCATACGATCATCAATGATCAGTCCTCTTCACTTTATTTCTGAACTTGCATATCTttcaacacatactgtacatgtggttattacagctgCATGTCATATTTGAAAGATTTAGCTTCACaaaaagtgctcactctcaatataaaaattaacaaataaattaagatTGAGGGcaaatactgacattaaacttacataaaatgtcacaatattgctatatacagtatattacctGCTATACTAGGTCAGATAAAATAACATTCCCGCGagtagccatgttttcagtgggaCGGCAGAGTCAGCGCTGagatgtgtcagtacctcatacttACATACTCATACCTCAAAAatacctgaactatccctttaagatcTAAGTGAAGATACTGTCAGATACTGATTGATTGAGGTGTGTCTCCTCTGCAGCAGCTAACTCCTACACAGAGGCCTGCACTCCATCATGGCAGTCTGCCTCCATTACAACAGAGAAGACATCTGCCAGACTCCAGTCCAGTGGTTCAAAGGTCAGTTGATCCACAGACATGACGCTCAGTGAAAAAGAGCCACACCAGATTGGTACAATAATGTACCAATCTGGTAAAACGTTGTTGTTTCCCCCTGTAGAATTTGGCCCAAAGACAAAATTCCTTTGACCTTGTTCCCCAAATGAGCCTCCCTGTCTCTCTTACTTGCAACAAGCACTCCACATTGGTCAGTGTGTTGACCTCCTCTCCTGCCCGATTCCCCTCCTCTGCTCCATTTGTGCACAATATCATTCTGTTTTATGTCATCATCTATTGCTTGTGTGCAGTAgctccaagaaaaaaaaaaactgttagaAGATAATCTGTAGGATTAAGTCTGAATTTGTTTGCTTGTATCTTTCCAGATTTTGCTTGTTGAGTTATTAAGTACTTATCCATAAGATTTTAACCAGGGATGCATGATAATATTATGATCGGCCGATATTggcttaaaaatgtattattggatatCGACAAACATGCCAAAATCCCCTGACTGACTAAAACAGTAGGCTGAATAcactgctacctccttgacttggCGTCCTCTAcagctattcttttttttttacatttatttattttgcacactgaagaaaatgcatatctacatctgctgcaacatgagtatgaaaaatataaCTGAATGACCTCTGAATGAGTATGGCACATggaaatatgtatatacagtgtattggtatcagttatcggcccaagcactcccgatatatcggatattggcaaaaagtccaatattgtgtATCCACAATTTTAACTGCAGGTTCAAAGTTAAGACTGTAGTGGTTGACAAGGCTGATACCAAATCATAGTCTCTATgtcaaaaaattaaatgtaGTATAAGAGAAAAGTCACAGGCTTTTCCTCATGTATGTCCCCACTTAAATTTTTCAATCCTGTAATTACAGCAACAGCAaaccaagcagcagcagcatcagcagcaacagcaacagcagcagcagcagcagcagcagcagaagcagcagtctTCGTCCATGTATCAGCTGCAGGAGCCTCAGCTCGGCATCATGAACCAGCTGaaggagcagctggaggagaggaCACGGATTCTGCAGGCCGACATTaagacacagcagcaggagctgCATGACATCAAGGAGAAACTTCAGCTGGCTAACATCCAGGTAACACCAATGCCTCTCAGAAACATGAAATGATTAATGTCTGGGTTATCGGCCGCTGCATTTCAACACACTCTTCAATAtcgtaaaggaaaaaaaatctgattacAGAGCAGATTCCCAGACTATATTCCCAGAAAATCATCCAAATTTCTCATTACATGTTTGAGTTgggctgctcacaaacagactgacAAATGGGGTTTGAACGTAACTTCCTTGTTGGAGAAGATACGGATAAAGAGATTTAATCTACCAAAGTATGTGAAAGTAGTGCAGGTGACTCATGAATATGATCATTTtataatgtctgtttttttaactAAGCTTGAATAAAGCTTGACCAAATGCTTTGCAAACTGTTAAGTTTATGTGAATGGATTATTATGGATCATTTATGTAGAACCTGAGAGTTCTGATTCAAATAATGTTTTGCCTGCAttacactttacaataagggtacattatttacattacttAATGCTGTTATAAGCATTTACTTACAGTTAATGAATGTTTTATctaatcatttattcatgttattCATGCTAATGAAGTTGTTATGCTGTCTATGCATACATTGTTTTGTGGTTCTACAACAATACTGCATGAGAAAAAAATACCTGAACTGACCCTTCAGTTTTGTGACATACAAATATTAGTCACATGTATATTCTTGCTGTTTGGAAAAGTCAACATGATTGTAGGCTCATGTTACCAAACCCCTCACTGTCATGATGGAATGACGCCACCAAGAGGCAAACACTAACCAGTTCAGCTGCAAGTTCTCTCATGACCTACataacagacagagagaggattcTTCCGTCCTGTCGTAATGTTTGGTTAGTAAAGCCCAGTGATTTCATGTCTTTGCCTCCTGAGTGTGAAGGCAACATGAGCCATACACACATTTTCCTGCAACGTGTTACCAGAGTGTTACCTCCACCAACTGTGTCAGACACACTACTGTGTACCAGAATACACATAACACctttcacctgtgtgtgtgttagatgtTGTTACAGCAGCCTGTCAATGACTTTGGCCcagcccagcagcagcagcagcagcagcagcctcagcagcagcctcagcagcctcagcctcagcagcagcagcagcagcagcagcagggcccGGGCAGTGTGACCCAGCACAACCAGGCAGGGGTCATCAGACAATTGTCAGGCCCTCAGCCCAAAAAAGCAGCAGGCTGTGGGGCCCACTCTTCATCCCCACACTCACTCCTGAGAGAGAACAGCTCTCCCTTGGCAACACAGGTGAAAATGCAAATCTACAGACAAGACTAGAAAGATTACGGTGGAGCATTCGTGCCATACTGAAGAAAAAATATTACAAGAACAAGGTCGTCATAGCACGAGAATAGAGTTAAAGAAGAGAATGTAGtattattacaagaaaaaatgtgtaattatgaaaataaagttgttatattatgagaataaagtcatgatATGACAAGAAGTTAATCAGGTGTGAAGTTAATTTCAAAACCTAATTTGTGAGGTGATGGTTAAATGGTGAAttctattgtttttaaatgttttaaccagaattgctgtgtgtgtttgagtacaGGTGCAGCAGAGGATCGCTCGAGGCGGGCAGGTGTCAGTGAGTCTGCCTGTACAGACCAACACCAGTCTGACCATGCCCTTCTACAGCAACCCCATGATGTTCTCTCAGACCAACACCAGACCTGTGCAGGACGCAAaccaaagacacacagacactgagttCAACCAGGATGGACAGCTACGGTgagtttttacacacacactgaaaacagatTTTCTCCATCATCTTCTTACTGTGAGCAGCTGGATTGTACATGACCACTGTTGTTTTACTTTATGAGATATTGGATAGGAAAACCTGATTCTGAGACtcactgttgtttcttttcatgCTTCTTTTCCTCAGATTTATGTTGTCCTTATGTTGAAAGTAAATACGTCTGATCCGTTAATTatgaatcaatcaataaatacattcaaaGCTTTCAAAGAAAACTTAACTACATCACCCCTTAAATCACAattatctgtcagaaaaatccTCAGTTTGTTCAGTTAttaatgtctttctttcttttctttttttttgaattgtGCAGCATGCTTCTCAACCAACCAATGCAGACGCTGGTTCCTACAAGCACTGTCAATTCACAGCCTTCCCAGTGCAACATGGGCCTCTCCCAAGccatgtgaggacacacacacacacatttatagatttaggtccccacaacatgagtaatacccagaacacacacacaccatgtctGAGCTCTACATTGTTCCCTCCCCACAGATACACGCTGGAGCAGCAGATCATTGCCCCGTCGTTCTCCATGCAACAGGTCAACTGCAACGCCGTCCTGGTGCCGTCTCCGGTCTTCACGTCCCCAATCATGTTCCCACACAACAGTTTCATCTCCCCCCAGTCCCAGTCAGCGTACCACACCCAGCCGCAGGCCTCGCAGCAcccgctgcagctgcagcagtccCAGCAGTTCTTTCAGGTATGACCGCCACCTGCTCTGCAGCTGCATGTCCAAGTTGTTTGACTTCACATTTCATATTCAGTGATACATGTCACGTATAATAATTGTAGGCATTATGCTGCATCTGAATCCTTTAGTTACCGTAGCAACAACCTAGCCTGGCGTTTCCATTGAATGATGTAATGCAAGATTCAACAGGTCTgatattaaagggatagttcagggagAGAACCAGCTTATGAAATATACGCTCACTCTCCGGGGACActaggaaaaacagattttagtcacttaCGACTCACACGTACTTAATGAAAACtaactacacctgcttaagtctgtgatgatcttaagaacatgtttactaatttattgttttgctgCTTTGTAAAAGCCCTCACTcattgcaccaaagtccatagagaaaatctgcactTTCAATGTCGTTctgtcactgcacacaggagttgttgatccactgcaaATGAACAGaacaggcagcagtggaccaacagTCCTGTGTTCCTGTGAGCTCAAAACACTAAACatctctatggactttagtgcagggagagtgagtggtgaaCAAACGTCTGAAAAGTCTGAAGGCAGACATGTTCTTAAAATATCAAAGACTTAATCTGGTGTAGATTAGGTGAGTCTTGGTAAATGGGCCAAattagtttttccttgtgtccctgagGGCAAGCATCCATCTCTCAAGCTGGTTCTCGGTGCAGGGGGAGTGCACAGTGACTATTTGTGactatttgtatatatataaatatatataaatatatatatatttatatatatgtatataaatatatatatatttatatttatatgtatatatatttatatatatagatatatgtatatatacatatatatatacatattatattggCAGGCGTTTGAGAAAATAGAAGTATATTCAAATTTTCTTTTGTCAACAGATGACTCAAGGACTTGTACCCAGTGGGTCTACTCCAGCATTCTTACACACCACTAATGTCCCACAGCAAAGCACTGTGGGATACATCCAGCAACAGCCGCAAACACAGCAACTACCAcaagcgcagcagcagcagcagcagcagcagcagcagcagcagcagcagcagcagcagcagcagcagcagcagcaaaggcaATACCAACATTCCCAAAACCAGACTGGCAGTGTTTCAGACTTCAGAAATATGCTCACTCGGTAGCGCTGTGGACTGCTCTAGCGTGGCGCGCTCCCCTCTGTGTTGTTGCGTCGTAGGCGGCAGCACACTGTGGCATTTCCAGTCAAAGTTGACGTCAAGTTCCGCTGCAGAAACGCTTGAAAAGTGGGGAAAAGGCTTAAAGCCTTCACCTTTGATGTGAAGCAGCCTGACGAGAAGAAGGAGTGGAATTGAAAAAGAAGCCACGAGCAGAGGCggctctgagctgcaggagaccGAGGACAGTCTGAGGTTCTGGGCCACGGCACGCTCACTCATCCATGAAAGACACTGCTGAGACATGTCAATTATCAGAAACTCTCAAGAGGAAAgtcacatgtttacatgtggatATGTTGATCCAACACAGAGAGTTTCCTTTCAAGTGTCAGTTTGCACTTTTGTAACCGCCTCCCACCCTAAAGTAGAATATTTATTTCTTCACTAATAATGGATCAGTTCTTCAGCCCCACACAGTGACCTGAGCTCAGTGCTGGCCAGAGTTTCAGCTCTCGTGAGAAGGAGAAACAGGCAGCTGACATATATACGCGTCTGACGCTTGGTGCTAAAGGTAGCTATCGgaggttagcagagcagtgtcggTCATGTCTAACTACGAAGGAAGAGTTGTTAATGTTGCTATGGTGATGTGATTGCACTTTCTCTgacaaaaagaggagaaaacagcCTTGTTTGAGAGTCCAGTTAAGTGTTAACTTGATTTTATTAATTATATGCACACttgtcacttcctggttttctcAAAGCTAGCCCGAGTATTTGTGGTAAGCTGTcagccaaagatgcagagatgaagaggaggtgTCTGCAGAGGTTCACCAAGTTGCTGAAATGTATTTAGCATTTAaggccatgttgaatccctcagAGATAACTACTAAAACGTAAAAGTACTGAAAGACATTATAAACATTTTCCCTCAAAGGTCCAATTTTCCCCTTAGCAACAACTGACCGAAGCACAGGGGGcttaaactcaaatgacctgggggcctctgagtgtctagtttggtcagtagggggccagtcaagtcaAAAAAGAGTCcaactttttgaaaaaaagtcatcaaaataaGTATGATACTTcccataatttcaaaataaa from the Solea solea chromosome 4, fSolSol10.1, whole genome shotgun sequence genome contains:
- the npas2 gene encoding neuronal PAS domain-containing protein 2 isoform X1 — translated: MDNLSDFGVPCSSAHGEWDTSSCMDDLIDEDEKDRAKRASRNKSEKKRRDQFNVLIKELCTMLQGQGHPRKMDKSTILQRTIDFLQKQKDITAQNETCDVRQDWKPSFLSNEEFTQLMLEALDGFLIALTTDGNIIYVSDSVSSLTGHLPSDMVDQNILNFLPEREHGEVYKLLSSHMLMTDPIATDYFDNEAQIEFCCHLARGNIDPKEPPVYEYVKFVGDFKFHNNVPRPSCNGLDMTLPRSLQSALEEQVCLIATVRLVTPQFLKDLCNVEDPCDEFTSRHSLEWKFLFLDHRASPIIGYLPFEVLGTSGYDYYHVDDLELIAQCHNQLMQFGKGKSCYYRFLTKGQQWIWLQTHYYITYHQWNSKPEFIVCTHTVVSYAEVRAERRRAFGLEELSPPENAPSSVKAQELYLDICSTLNPTPDRNSGARSVSSHSSRKSSHTALSDSASANSYTEACTPSWQSASITTEKTSARLQSSGSKQQQTKQQQHQQQQQQQQQQQQQQKQQSSSMYQLQEPQLGIMNQLKEQLEERTRILQADIKTQQQELHDIKEKLQLANIQMLLQQPVNDFGPAQQQQQQQQPQQQPQQPQPQQQQQQQQQGPGSVTQHNQAGVIRQLSGPQPKKAAGCGAHSSSPHSLLRENSSPLATQVQQRIARGGQVSVSLPVQTNTSLTMPFYSNPMMFSQTNTRPVQDANQRHTDTEFNQDGQLRMLLNQPMQTLVPTSTVNSQPSQCNMGLSQAIYTLEQQIIAPSFSMQQVNCNAVLVPSPVFTSPIMFPHNSFISPQSQSAYHTQPQASQHPLQLQQSQQFFQMTQGLVPSGSTPAFLHTTNVPQQSTVGYIQQQPQTQQLPQAQQQQQQQQQQQQQQQQQQQQQQQRQYQHSQNQTGSVSDFRNMLTR
- the npas2 gene encoding neuronal PAS domain-containing protein 2 isoform X2 is translated as MDNLSDFGVPCSSAHGEWDTSSCMDDLIDEDEKDRAKRASRNKSEKKRRDQFNVLIKELCTMLQGQGHPRKMDKSTILQRTIDFLQKQKDITAQNETCDVRQDWKPSFLSNEEFTQLMLEALDGFLIALTTDGNIIYVSDSVSSLTGHLPSDMVDQNILNFLPEREHGEVYKLLSSHMLMTDPIATDYFDNEAQIEFCCHLARGNIDPKEPPVYEYVKFVGDFKFHNNVPRPSCNGLDMTLPRSLQSALEEQVCLIATVRLVTPQFLKDLCNVEDPCDEFTSRHSLEWKFLFLDHRASPIIGYLPFEVLGTSGYDYYHVDDLELIAQCHNQLMQFGKGKSCYYRFLTKGQQWIWLQTHYYITYHQWNSKPEFIVCTHTVVSYAEVRAERRRAFGLEELSPPENAPSSVKAQELYLDICSTLNPTPDRNSGARSVSSHSSRKSSHTALSDSASNSYTEACTPSWQSASITTEKTSARLQSSGSKQQQTKQQQHQQQQQQQQQQQQQQKQQSSSMYQLQEPQLGIMNQLKEQLEERTRILQADIKTQQQELHDIKEKLQLANIQMLLQQPVNDFGPAQQQQQQQQPQQQPQQPQPQQQQQQQQQGPGSVTQHNQAGVIRQLSGPQPKKAAGCGAHSSSPHSLLRENSSPLATQVQQRIARGGQVSVSLPVQTNTSLTMPFYSNPMMFSQTNTRPVQDANQRHTDTEFNQDGQLRMLLNQPMQTLVPTSTVNSQPSQCNMGLSQAIYTLEQQIIAPSFSMQQVNCNAVLVPSPVFTSPIMFPHNSFISPQSQSAYHTQPQASQHPLQLQQSQQFFQMTQGLVPSGSTPAFLHTTNVPQQSTVGYIQQQPQTQQLPQAQQQQQQQQQQQQQQQQQQQQQQQRQYQHSQNQTGSVSDFRNMLTR